A DNA window from Janibacter sp. A1S7 contains the following coding sequences:
- a CDS encoding amino acid ABC transporter permease, with the protein MSTVLFDNPGPVTRARHRVYTGVALLAFGVLLGFALWQLWSTEQITPDKWEAFTEPHIIQALFEGLLDTLSAAALAITLAVTFGAVFATGRLSDRAWVRWPSWLVVEFFRAVPLLLLILVIFLGFSSLGPYWSLVLGLMLYNGSVLAEIFRAGVQAVPKGQSEAAYAIGMTKSQVLAQILAPQAVRSMLPAIISQCIVALKDTALGYVIGASGILKVGKQIYISPLYNNPFATAVVLAVVFIIVNYSLSRLAVYAEHKMSQRGATTVENVESTTGA; encoded by the coding sequence ATGAGCACCGTCCTCTTCGACAACCCGGGTCCCGTGACCCGTGCCCGTCATCGCGTCTACACCGGCGTGGCTCTGCTGGCCTTCGGAGTGCTCCTCGGTTTCGCCCTCTGGCAGCTGTGGTCGACGGAGCAGATCACCCCGGACAAGTGGGAGGCCTTCACCGAGCCGCACATCATCCAGGCGCTCTTCGAGGGGCTGCTCGACACGCTGTCGGCTGCGGCCCTGGCCATCACTCTCGCCGTCACCTTCGGCGCCGTCTTCGCCACCGGACGACTGTCCGACCGGGCGTGGGTGCGCTGGCCGAGTTGGCTGGTCGTTGAGTTCTTCCGGGCCGTCCCGCTGCTGCTGCTCATCCTGGTGATCTTCCTCGGCTTCTCCTCACTCGGGCCCTACTGGTCGCTCGTCCTCGGCCTGATGCTCTACAACGGCTCGGTGCTCGCGGAGATCTTCCGCGCCGGCGTGCAGGCCGTCCCCAAGGGGCAGAGCGAGGCCGCCTACGCCATCGGGATGACGAAGTCCCAGGTCCTCGCGCAGATCCTCGCCCCCCAAGCAGTTCGGTCGATGCTGCCGGCGATCATCAGCCAGTGCATCGTCGCCCTGAAGGACACCGCCCTGGGTTACGTGATCGGCGCATCCGGCATTCTCAAGGTGGGGAAGCAGATCTACATCTCACCCTTGTACAACAACCCGTTCGCGACCGCAGTCGTGCTGGCTGTCGTCTTCATCATCGTCAACTACAGCCTCTCGAGGCTCGCGGTGTACGCGGAGCACAAGATGAGTCAACGAGGGGCGACGACCGTCGAGAACGTCGAGTCCACCACTGGTGCGTGA
- a CDS encoding transglutaminase family protein encodes MSTRRYRIVHHTTMRYEGEVATSHNELRMTPVDEPGQATLEARVRVRPLTWSTVYEDHWGTQVMAMEAQSPHDVLEIEAISLVERSEVAVEAPDTGWEVVRSADTQDRLSEFLAQTSRTAPPQEVAALAAQVADERTPQAAALALADRVHSALTYEPGITGWQATAADVWGTRRGVCQDFAHITLGGLRSIGIPARYVSGYVTDDPGEIPRGTSAVARNHAWVEVWDGDWHPIDPTNPGSVGLDHVVLGRGRDYDDVSPFRGMFVGPPLEELDLEITFTRVG; translated from the coding sequence ATGAGCACCAGGCGTTACCGCATCGTCCATCACACGACGATGCGCTACGAGGGAGAGGTCGCCACCTCGCACAACGAGCTGCGGATGACCCCGGTCGACGAGCCGGGCCAAGCGACCCTCGAGGCCCGGGTCCGGGTGCGTCCCCTGACATGGAGCACCGTCTACGAGGACCACTGGGGCACCCAGGTCATGGCCATGGAGGCCCAGTCCCCGCACGACGTGCTCGAGATCGAGGCGATCAGCCTCGTCGAGCGGTCCGAGGTGGCGGTGGAGGCGCCGGACACCGGCTGGGAGGTGGTGCGCTCCGCGGACACCCAGGACCGACTCAGCGAGTTCCTCGCGCAGACCTCACGCACCGCACCTCCGCAGGAGGTGGCCGCGCTCGCCGCGCAGGTCGCCGACGAACGCACCCCGCAGGCAGCGGCCCTCGCGCTGGCCGACCGGGTCCACTCGGCGCTCACCTACGAGCCGGGGATCACCGGGTGGCAGGCGACGGCGGCCGACGTGTGGGGGACGCGTCGCGGCGTCTGCCAGGACTTCGCCCACATCACTCTCGGCGGCCTGCGCTCCATCGGCATCCCGGCCCGGTACGTCAGCGGCTACGTCACCGATGACCCCGGGGAGATCCCGCGGGGGACGAGCGCCGTCGCCCGCAACCACGCCTGGGTCGAGGTGTGGGACGGGGACTGGCACCCGATCGACCCGACCAACCCCGGCTCCGTGGGCCTCGACCACGTCGTCCTCGGTCGTGGCCGGGACTACGACGACGTCTCGCCCTTCCGCGGCATGTTCGTCGGGCCCCCGCTGGAGGAGCTCGACCTCGAGATCACCTTCACCCGCGTGGGCTGA
- a CDS encoding alpha-E domain-containing protein, which produces MMLSRIADALFWIGRYVERADGTARIVDTLRLQLVDDPATDEQTACTMVLRGIMGYDDVGEVDYTGTSRMLVFDAANPNAISGSWHSARENARRARETVSTEMWETINTTYHRWNVFTPGRATQHHLGWVRERAALVGGLADTTMSHDDAWDFLVLGRALERADMTARLVATGASDFGPGWGSVLASCGAQQAMMRTMRGVVSDRAAAAFLTLDRRFPRSVIAALKEAEDRLIVLSPDKDRVGFSDEARRLLGHIRTSLEFSNPEAVLRDLPERMQEVQEAVRAASDAVGARYFMSAPVQEWTGEIV; this is translated from the coding sequence ATGATGCTCAGCCGGATCGCCGACGCCCTCTTCTGGATCGGCCGGTACGTCGAACGCGCCGACGGCACTGCCCGGATCGTCGACACGCTGCGTCTGCAGCTGGTCGACGATCCCGCGACCGACGAGCAGACCGCCTGCACGATGGTGCTGCGCGGGATCATGGGCTATGACGACGTCGGCGAGGTCGACTACACGGGGACCAGCCGGATGCTCGTCTTCGATGCCGCCAACCCCAACGCGATCTCCGGGTCATGGCACTCGGCCAGGGAGAATGCCCGCCGTGCCCGCGAGACGGTCTCCACCGAGATGTGGGAGACGATCAACACGACCTACCACCGCTGGAACGTCTTCACACCGGGCCGCGCGACCCAGCACCACCTCGGCTGGGTGCGTGAGCGGGCCGCCCTCGTCGGAGGCCTCGCGGACACGACGATGAGCCACGACGACGCCTGGGACTTCCTCGTCCTCGGGCGGGCTCTCGAGCGCGCGGACATGACCGCCCGCCTGGTCGCCACCGGGGCCAGCGACTTCGGCCCCGGCTGGGGCTCGGTGCTGGCCAGCTGCGGTGCCCAGCAGGCCATGATGCGCACGATGCGAGGTGTGGTCAGCGATCGCGCCGCCGCCGCCTTCCTCACCCTCGACCGACGCTTCCCCCGCTCGGTCATCGCAGCGCTGAAGGAGGCGGAGGACCGGCTGATCGTGCTCTCCCCGGACAAGGACCGGGTCGGTTTCTCCGATGAGGCCCGCCGCCTCCTCGGGCACATCCGGACGTCGCTCGAGTTCAGCAATCCGGAGGCGGTCCTGCGCGACCTGCCGGAGCGGATGCAGGAGGTCCAGGAGGCGGTCCGGGCGGCCTCGGATGCGGTCGGCGCGCGCTACTTCATGTCGGCGCCGGTCCAGGAGTGGACGGGAGAGATCGTATGA
- a CDS encoding circularly permuted type 2 ATP-grasp protein encodes MLDGSGEPRAPYKPIHHTLRSMEPGALKERADALARTFFEQGVTFDHAGEERPFPLDAVPRVIDADAWQTVERGVAQRVKVLEAFLDDIYSRPHGLPRAVEDGIIPWKLIATSAHYHRAVAGLRPPNGVRAHVSGIDLIRDEEGTFRVLEDNVRVPSGVSYVIANRRAMTNVFPEAFATMRIRPVHDYPRMLLQALRASAPEGTAEPTVVVLTPGVYNSAYFEHTLLARMMGVELVEGRDLVVRGGEVRMRTTHGEERVDVIYRRIDDDFLDPVHFRRDSMLGVTGLVSAIRAGRVTLANAIGNGVADDKLVYSYIPALTRYYLEEEPILANVDTYRLNEPEALQDVIGRLDEMVVKPVDGSGGKGLVVGPDAAPGELDELRSKLLDDPRGWIAQPVVQLSTVPTLIDGALRPRHVDLRPFAVNDGEEVSVLPGGLTRVALPEGQLVVNSSQGGGSKDTWVLAGRYNRLPQESDEGEVIFLGSGAPSEARSTQEDRS; translated from the coding sequence ATGCTCGACGGGTCGGGCGAGCCCCGTGCGCCGTACAAGCCGATCCACCACACGCTGCGATCGATGGAGCCGGGGGCGCTGAAGGAGCGTGCCGACGCGCTCGCCCGGACGTTCTTCGAGCAGGGCGTGACCTTCGACCACGCCGGGGAGGAGCGACCCTTCCCACTCGACGCCGTGCCGCGGGTCATCGACGCCGACGCCTGGCAGACCGTGGAGCGGGGAGTCGCCCAGCGGGTGAAGGTTCTCGAGGCGTTCCTCGACGACATCTACTCACGTCCGCACGGCCTGCCCCGAGCCGTGGAGGACGGGATCATCCCGTGGAAGCTCATCGCCACCTCGGCGCACTACCACCGCGCCGTCGCCGGCCTGCGGCCGCCGAACGGTGTGCGTGCCCACGTCAGCGGCATCGACCTCATCCGGGACGAGGAGGGCACCTTCCGGGTGCTCGAGGACAACGTCCGGGTCCCGTCCGGGGTCTCCTACGTCATCGCCAACCGTCGGGCGATGACCAACGTCTTCCCCGAGGCCTTCGCGACGATGCGCATCCGCCCGGTGCACGACTACCCGCGGATGCTCCTGCAGGCGTTGCGGGCCTCGGCGCCCGAAGGGACGGCCGAGCCGACGGTCGTCGTCCTCACTCCCGGCGTCTACAACAGCGCCTACTTCGAGCACACGCTCCTCGCCCGGATGATGGGCGTCGAGCTCGTCGAGGGCCGTGACCTCGTGGTGCGCGGGGGAGAGGTGCGGATGCGCACGACCCACGGCGAGGAGCGGGTCGACGTGATCTACCGCCGCATCGACGACGACTTCCTCGACCCGGTGCACTTCCGCCGCGACTCGATGCTCGGGGTCACGGGGCTGGTCTCCGCGATCCGGGCCGGCCGGGTCACCCTGGCCAATGCGATCGGCAACGGCGTGGCCGACGACAAACTCGTCTACTCCTACATCCCGGCCCTGACGCGGTACTACCTCGAGGAGGAGCCGATCCTGGCGAACGTCGACACCTACCGGCTCAACGAGCCCGAGGCGCTGCAGGACGTGATCGGCCGCCTCGACGAGATGGTGGTCAAGCCGGTCGACGGCTCCGGTGGGAAGGGCCTGGTCGTCGGCCCCGACGCTGCGCCGGGGGAACTGGACGAGCTGCGCTCGAAGTTGCTCGACGACCCGCGCGGGTGGATCGCACAGCCGGTCGTCCAGCTGTCCACGGTCCCGACGCTGATCGACGGAGCGCTGCGGCCACGGCACGTGGACCTGCGGCCCTTCGCGGTCAACGACGGCGAGGAGGTCTCGGTGCTACCCGGTGGCCTGACCCGTGTCGCCCTCCCCGAGGGACAGCTGGTCGTCAACTCCAGCCAGGGCGGCGGGTCGAAGGACACCTGGGTGCTCGCCGGTCGCTACAACCGCCTACCGCAGGAGTCCGACGAGGGCGAGGTCATCTTCCTCGGCTCCGGTGCGCCCAGCGAGGCCCGATCGACCCAGGAGGACCGGTCATGA
- a CDS encoding regulatory protein RecX — MSDHDHHGTAPRTLDQLREAVSAIEQAPTSLEVRGESPPPSAPPADPTSADEDADPYAVARAVVLRLLTGAPKSRAELEKALRRKGCPDDVATQVLDRYEEVGLVDDEAYARTFVRSKQAGRGLARRALSHELRAKGIDDEITRAVLDDVDPEDERARAHELVEKKVRSMHGLDRSVQTRRLAGMLARKGYGPEISRLVINEALDAEPEHQRD; from the coding sequence ATGAGCGATCACGACCACCACGGGACCGCCCCGCGCACGCTGGACCAGCTGCGCGAGGCGGTCTCCGCCATTGAGCAGGCACCCACGTCCCTCGAGGTGCGAGGTGAGTCCCCGCCCCCTTCGGCCCCCCCGGCAGATCCGACCTCCGCGGACGAGGACGCCGACCCGTACGCGGTCGCCCGCGCCGTGGTTCTGCGTCTGCTCACCGGGGCGCCGAAGTCACGCGCGGAGCTGGAGAAGGCCCTGCGCCGCAAGGGGTGCCCTGATGACGTCGCCACGCAGGTGCTCGACCGCTACGAAGAAGTCGGTCTGGTCGACGACGAGGCCTACGCACGCACCTTCGTCCGGTCCAAGCAGGCCGGCCGGGGCCTGGCACGCCGCGCCCTGTCACACGAGCTGCGCGCGAAGGGGATCGACGACGAGATCACCCGGGCCGTTCTCGACGACGTCGATCCGGAAGACGAACGTGCCCGCGCCCACGAGCTGGTCGAGAAGAAGGTGCGCTCGATGCACGGCCTCGACCGGTCCGTCCAGACACGACGCCTGGCCGGCATGCTCGCCCGCAAGGGGTACGGGCCGGAGATCTCCCGCCTGGTCATCAACGAGGCCCTCGACGCCGAGCCGGAGCACCAGCGCGACTGA
- the recA gene encoding recombinase RecA — protein MAEVTTIDSKQHEQKLKSLDSVMGQIEKAHGKGAVMRLGDDVRPPIATIPTGSISLDVALGIGGLPRGRVVEIYGPESSGKTTVALHAVANAQKAGGIAAFIDAEHALDPEYAKNLGVDTDALLVSQPDTGEQALEIADMLIRSGALDIIVVDSVAALVPRAEIEGEMGDSHVGLQARLMSQALRKIAGALNTSGTTAIFINQLREKIGVMFGSPETTTGGKALKFYASVRLDVRRIETLKDGTDPVGNRTRCKVVKNKVSPPFKQAEFDILYGQGISREGGLIDMGVEHGFVRKAGAWYTYEGDQLGQGKENARKFLKDNPQLSDEIEAKIKNKLGIGVVPTEDEVKEPAEIPVDF, from the coding sequence ATGGCTGAGGTCACGACCATCGACAGCAAGCAGCACGAGCAGAAGCTCAAGTCCCTCGACAGCGTCATGGGGCAGATCGAGAAGGCGCACGGCAAGGGTGCGGTCATGCGCCTCGGCGATGACGTGCGTCCCCCGATCGCGACCATCCCGACGGGCTCGATCTCCCTCGACGTCGCCCTCGGTATCGGTGGTCTGCCCCGCGGCCGTGTCGTCGAGATCTACGGCCCCGAGTCCTCCGGTAAGACGACCGTGGCGCTGCACGCCGTGGCCAACGCGCAGAAGGCGGGCGGCATCGCGGCCTTCATCGACGCCGAGCACGCCCTCGACCCGGAGTACGCGAAGAATCTCGGCGTCGACACCGACGCCCTCCTGGTCAGCCAGCCGGACACCGGTGAGCAGGCCCTGGAGATCGCCGACATGCTCATCCGTTCCGGTGCGCTCGACATCATCGTCGTCGACTCCGTCGCCGCGCTCGTGCCCCGCGCCGAGATCGAGGGCGAGATGGGTGACAGTCACGTCGGTCTGCAGGCCCGTCTGATGAGCCAGGCGCTGCGCAAGATCGCCGGCGCCCTCAACACCTCCGGCACGACGGCGATCTTCATCAACCAGCTGCGCGAGAAGATCGGCGTGATGTTCGGCTCGCCCGAGACGACCACAGGTGGCAAGGCGCTGAAGTTCTACGCGTCGGTGCGCCTGGACGTCCGGCGCATCGAGACGCTCAAGGACGGCACCGACCCGGTGGGCAACCGCACCCGGTGCAAGGTCGTGAAGAACAAGGTCTCGCCGCCGTTCAAGCAGGCCGAGTTCGACATCCTCTACGGACAGGGCATCTCCCGCGAGGGTGGTCTGATCGACATGGGCGTCGAGCACGGCTTCGTCCGCAAGGCCGGTGCCTGGTACACCTACGAGGGCGATCAGCTGGGGCAGGGCAAGGAGAACGCGCGCAAGTTCCTCAAGGACAACCCGCAGCTCTCCGACGAGATCGAGGCCAAGATCAAGAACAAGCTCGGTATCGGAGTCGTACCCACCGAGGACGAGGTCAAGGAACCGGCCGAGATCCCGGTCGACTTCTGA
- the thpR gene encoding RNA 2',3'-cyclic phosphodiesterase — protein MGQRMFVAVVPPQDVVEELADFLTPREGMPWIDPSQWHLTLAFLASVPDARADDLVERLGVAAARVAPFDVVLGGSGCFPDPSRAKVLWLGVDEVAGESLTRLAKGARAAANVSGATPDGKNFVPHLTLARLKRSIEATTWLRVLDTFSSSRWRVREIELVASHLGEGPRRRPRYETVARLTLSG, from the coding sequence ATGGGACAGCGGATGTTCGTCGCGGTGGTGCCGCCGCAGGACGTGGTCGAGGAGTTGGCCGACTTCCTGACCCCCCGGGAGGGGATGCCCTGGATCGATCCGTCCCAGTGGCACCTGACGCTGGCCTTCCTGGCCTCGGTCCCGGACGCACGTGCGGACGATCTCGTGGAGCGTCTCGGCGTGGCGGCGGCGCGCGTCGCTCCCTTCGACGTGGTGCTCGGGGGATCCGGGTGCTTCCCCGATCCGTCCCGGGCGAAGGTGCTGTGGCTGGGCGTCGACGAGGTGGCGGGGGAGTCGCTCACGCGGCTGGCGAAGGGGGCCCGGGCAGCGGCGAACGTCTCGGGCGCAACCCCCGACGGCAAGAACTTCGTCCCCCACCTGACCCTGGCCCGGCTGAAGCGGTCGATCGAGGCGACGACGTGGCTGCGCGTGCTGGACACGTTCTCCTCGTCGCGGTGGCGGGTGCGCGAGATCGAACTCGTGGCCTCCCACCTGGGGGAGGGGCCGAGACGTCGGCCCCGCTACGAGACGGTCGCCCGGCTGACCCTGTCGGGGTAG
- a CDS encoding ABC transporter permease: protein MTALPPGVLTPGLAMWRSVVERNLVSFRRQWAAFVTGFAEPVFYLLSLGIGVGSLVPFVTTDGGSRVTYAAFVAPAMLAASAMNGAVMDSTFNVFFKLKYAKIYDAVLATPLGPRDIAVGEVAWSLIRGGVYALVFYLVALAVGVVESWWSVLAVPAAIFIGLAFSAVGMFATTFMRSWVDFDWIMLVIQPLFLLSATFFPLATYPGWAQPIVMATPLYHGVALERGLMLGEVGWGLLWHVGYLLVLGVVGIWATSRRIETLLRA from the coding sequence ATGACCGCCCTGCCACCCGGTGTCCTCACACCCGGCCTGGCGATGTGGCGCTCCGTCGTCGAGCGGAACCTCGTCTCCTTCCGCCGGCAGTGGGCGGCCTTCGTCACCGGCTTCGCCGAACCCGTCTTCTACCTCCTCTCCCTCGGGATCGGGGTCGGCTCGCTCGTGCCCTTCGTGACGACCGACGGGGGGTCGAGGGTCACCTATGCCGCCTTCGTCGCGCCCGCGATGCTCGCCGCCTCGGCGATGAACGGCGCGGTCATGGACTCCACGTTCAACGTCTTCTTCAAGCTGAAGTACGCCAAGATCTACGACGCCGTGCTCGCGACCCCGCTGGGACCCCGGGACATCGCCGTCGGCGAGGTGGCCTGGTCGCTGATCCGGGGCGGGGTCTACGCACTCGTCTTCTACCTGGTGGCCCTGGCGGTCGGTGTGGTCGAGTCGTGGTGGTCGGTGCTCGCGGTCCCGGCGGCCATCTTCATCGGGCTGGCCTTCTCCGCCGTCGGCATGTTCGCGACGACCTTCATGCGCTCGTGGGTGGACTTCGACTGGATCATGCTCGTCATCCAGCCGCTCTTCCTGCTCTCGGCGACGTTCTTCCCGCTCGCGACCTACCCGGGCTGGGCGCAGCCGATCGTCATGGCGACACCGCTCTACCACGGTGTCGCGCTCGAACGCGGGCTGATGCTCGGCGAGGTCGGCTGGGGGCTGCTGTGGCACGTCGGCTACCTGCTCGTGCTGGGTGTCGTGGGGATCTGGGCGACCTCCCGACGGATCGAGACGCTGCTGCGGGCCTGA
- a CDS encoding ABC transporter permease, whose amino-acid sequence MALPSSTAPRAGARHLHGARSPLRPIERVLAVAGYFAVVYKRTWQGSLFSRFVSPLLFLLAMGLGLGSLVDAASGGVDGVPYLAFVAPGMVAVQAMMTAVSESTYPVYGLFTWNRMYHTMLATPLRVSDLLLGHLMVVAAQGTIAAAAFVLVAAIFSSFSSAWVVLAVPVGLLVTLAFAIPLFGFTARAKGDSSFNVVYRLVITPLMLFSGVFFPVDRLPFVLEALAWLTPLWHGVELTRGAATGEFAAVDIVHLAVLLTFIGFGWVYAHTGMTRKLVS is encoded by the coding sequence ATGGCCCTCCCGTCGTCCACCGCCCCACGGGCCGGGGCGCGGCACCTGCACGGGGCCCGCAGCCCCCTTCGTCCGATCGAGCGAGTCCTCGCCGTCGCCGGGTACTTCGCGGTGGTCTACAAGCGGACCTGGCAGGGCTCCCTGTTCAGCCGGTTCGTCTCCCCACTGCTCTTCCTGCTCGCCATGGGTCTCGGTCTGGGCTCGCTCGTCGACGCCGCGTCCGGCGGGGTCGACGGCGTCCCGTACCTGGCCTTCGTCGCCCCGGGCATGGTTGCCGTGCAGGCGATGATGACCGCCGTCAGCGAGTCCACCTACCCGGTCTACGGCCTCTTCACGTGGAACCGGATGTACCACACGATGCTCGCGACCCCCCTGCGCGTCAGCGACCTCCTCCTCGGCCACCTCATGGTCGTCGCGGCCCAGGGCACGATCGCTGCGGCCGCCTTCGTGCTCGTGGCCGCGATCTTCTCCAGCTTCTCCTCGGCCTGGGTGGTGCTCGCCGTCCCGGTCGGGCTCCTCGTCACGCTCGCCTTCGCCATCCCCCTCTTCGGATTCACGGCACGGGCGAAGGGGGACTCCTCCTTCAACGTCGTCTACCGCCTGGTCATCACGCCGCTGATGCTCTTCTCCGGGGTCTTCTTCCCGGTGGACCGGTTGCCGTTCGTCCTGGAGGCGCTCGCCTGGCTCACCCCGCTGTGGCACGGCGTGGAGCTGACGCGCGGGGCGGCCACCGGCGAGTTCGCCGCCGTCGACATCGTCCACCTGGCGGTGCTGCTGACCTTCATCGGTTTCGGCTGGGTGTACGCCCACACCGGCATGACGCGGAAGCTGGTGTCATGA
- a CDS encoding ABC transporter ATP-binding protein — MNEILLSARGLTKTFAGFTAVDGIDVDVTKGESFGFLGPNGAGKSSTMKMVAATSPPSGGDLRIFGLDPLVDGPAIRARLGNCPQQDNLDEEITVEENLQVYGRYFGLPRKVIRERTDELLDFAQLTERRKDTVEPLSGGMKRRLTIARSLVNNPEILLLDEPTTGLDPQARHVLWDRLFRLKRQGVTLIITTHYMDEAEQLCDRLVVMDHGRIVAEGSPRSLIREHATREVLELRLPLDEPADHADASYLVEGIGSHVEALPDRLLLYTDRGDCALDAVHSRGIDPISSIVRRSTLEDVFLHLTGRTLVD, encoded by the coding sequence GTGAACGAGATCCTCCTGTCCGCCCGGGGTCTGACCAAGACCTTCGCCGGCTTCACCGCCGTCGACGGTATCGACGTCGACGTGACGAAGGGGGAGTCCTTCGGCTTCCTCGGTCCCAACGGCGCCGGCAAGTCCTCGACGATGAAGATGGTCGCCGCGACGTCACCGCCGAGCGGGGGGGACCTGCGCATCTTCGGTCTCGACCCGCTCGTCGACGGCCCGGCCATCCGCGCGCGTCTGGGCAACTGCCCGCAGCAGGACAACCTCGACGAGGAGATCACCGTCGAGGAGAACCTGCAGGTCTACGGACGATACTTCGGGCTGCCCCGGAAGGTCATCCGCGAGCGCACCGACGAGCTGCTCGACTTCGCCCAGCTGACCGAGCGTCGCAAGGACACCGTCGAGCCGCTGTCGGGCGGCATGAAGCGGCGTCTGACCATCGCGCGCAGCCTGGTGAACAACCCCGAGATCCTGCTGCTGGACGAGCCGACGACCGGTCTGGACCCGCAGGCCCGACACGTGCTGTGGGACCGGCTCTTCCGTCTGAAGCGCCAGGGCGTGACCCTGATCATCACCACGCACTACATGGACGAGGCCGAGCAGCTGTGCGATCGGCTCGTGGTCATGGACCACGGCCGGATCGTCGCCGAGGGCTCGCCCCGCTCGCTCATCCGGGAGCACGCCACGCGTGAAGTGCTCGAGCTGCGGCTGCCGTTGGATGAGCCTGCCGACCACGCCGATGCGTCGTACCTCGTCGAGGGCATCGGCAGCCACGTCGAGGCACTGCCGGACCGGCTGCTGCTGTACACCGACCGGGGTGACTGCGCGCTGGACGCGGTCCACTCCCGCGGCATCGACCCGATCAGCTCGATCGTGCGGCGATCGACGCTGGAGGACGTCTTCCTCCACCTCACCGGACGGACGCTGGTGGACTGA
- a CDS encoding DUF3046 domain-containing protein has translation MRLSRFWTLMTDEFGQAYADTLARGHVVQSLGERTVVAALEDGVPPRLVWESLCEDLGIPEHRRLGIDREPMAVPPEIAFERPE, from the coding sequence GTGCGTCTGAGTCGTTTTTGGACCCTGATGACGGACGAGTTCGGTCAGGCGTACGCCGACACGCTCGCCCGGGGCCACGTCGTGCAATCGCTCGGGGAGCGCACCGTTGTCGCGGCTCTCGAGGACGGGGTCCCGCCGCGTCTGGTCTGGGAGTCGCTGTGCGAGGACCTCGGGATACCGGAGCACCGGCGCCTGGGCATCGACCGGGAGCCGATGGCGGTCCCGCCCGAGATCGCCTTCGAGCGGCCCGAGTGA
- a CDS encoding agmatine deiminase family protein has translation MTRSTTRWHMPAEWQTHEQTWMAWPSHGYTLGDTEEQADEARRTWAAVARAVAAFEPVTLVVQPRDIHGCREYLRNDTAHPIDIVLAELDDAWMRDIGPTFVLGPQGELGAVDWVFNGWGAQAWAAWDHDARVAAQVADASGALHLPSPIVNEGGGLHVDGEGTVLLTETVQLDPGRNPGATKADIEAEVGPLLGVDTFIWLPRGLTRDYDEFGTRGHVDIVTSFTGPGRVLLHWQEDETHPDHAVCRELEQVLLAATDSAGRSLEVTRIPAPTTLSDEEGPVDWSYVNHLVCNGGVVACVFDDPNDERALQVLREAYPGREVVGVDARPLFDRGGGIHCITQQEPLSA, from the coding sequence ATGACACGCTCGACGACCCGGTGGCACATGCCCGCCGAGTGGCAGACGCACGAGCAGACGTGGATGGCCTGGCCCAGCCACGGCTACACGCTCGGCGACACCGAGGAGCAGGCCGACGAGGCACGACGCACCTGGGCGGCCGTCGCCCGTGCGGTGGCCGCCTTCGAGCCGGTGACCCTGGTCGTCCAGCCCCGCGACATCCACGGGTGCCGCGAGTACCTGCGCAACGACACCGCTCACCCGATCGACATCGTCCTGGCCGAGCTCGACGACGCCTGGATGCGCGACATCGGCCCGACCTTCGTCCTCGGCCCGCAGGGGGAGCTCGGCGCGGTCGACTGGGTCTTCAACGGCTGGGGTGCCCAGGCGTGGGCGGCGTGGGACCACGACGCCCGGGTCGCCGCGCAGGTGGCGGACGCCTCCGGCGCCCTCCACCTCCCTTCGCCCATCGTCAACGAAGGGGGTGGGCTGCACGTCGACGGGGAGGGCACGGTCCTGCTCACCGAGACCGTCCAACTCGATCCGGGCCGCAACCCCGGCGCGACGAAGGCGGACATCGAGGCGGAGGTCGGACCGCTCCTGGGCGTGGACACCTTCATCTGGTTGCCGCGCGGCCTGACGCGTGACTACGACGAGTTCGGGACGCGCGGACACGTCGACATCGTCACGTCCTTCACGGGGCCGGGGCGCGTCCTGCTGCACTGGCAGGAGGACGAGACGCACCCGGACCACGCGGTCTGCCGCGAGCTGGAGCAGGTGCTGCTCGCCGCGACGGACTCGGCCGGGCGCTCCCTCGAGGTCACCCGCATCCCGGCGCCCACCACGCTGTCCGACGAGGAGGGGCCGGTCGACTGGTCCTACGTCAACCACCTCGTGTGCAACGGGGGCGTCGTCGCGTGCGTCTTCGACGACCCGAACGACGAGCGCGCGCTGCAGGTGCTGCGCGAGGCCTATCCCGGCCGCGAGGTGGTCGGCGTCGACGCCCGACCCCTCTTCGACCGGGGTGGGGGCATCCACTGCATCACCCAGCAGGAACCGTTGTCGGCATGA